One window of the Trifolium pratense cultivar HEN17-A07 linkage group LG2, ARS_RC_1.1, whole genome shotgun sequence genome contains the following:
- the LOC123911687 gene encoding uncharacterized protein LOC123911687 yields the protein MVFHGFEEEEHKVTEPMETMSPKRRKPLHNFNLPFLKWGNQQYLRCSNDAIRDTFKSSTSADQRSSKSISNESTEIPNQPIVSRKRKRLVFVNGGGGGGGDHHHRDHHDRDHDDEEGIAVVREKLMHDLKTATDRMKDAILREECEETETLKSWNLRLRQKEIKAAPVTTAAIVKRDFCSPAKIDGGADNRVNVASRLRRNINSNKKTERPKFSVQLSKKEIDEDFMAILGRQSRHRPTKRPKLVQKQINSVFPGLWLREVNADMYKVLDANENGKTLKKKGKGKCFDDDDDDDEEEEDESL from the exons ATGGTGTTTCATggttttgaagaagaagaacacaaaGTAACCGAACCTATGGAAACGATGAGTCCAAAGAGACGCAAACCCCTTCACAATTTCAACTTACCGTTCTTGAAGTGGGGTAACCAACAATACCTTAGATGCTCCAACGACGCCATTAGAGACACCTTCAAATCTTCAACAAGCGCCGATCAACGTTCTTCAAAGTCTATCTCAAACGAATCAACGGAAATACCTAATCAACCGATTGTTTCACGAAAACGAAAACGACTCGTTTTTGTTAATGGCGGCGGCGGCGGAGGCGGAGATCATCATCATCGTGATCATCATGATCGTGATCATGATGATGAAGAAGGGATCGCGGTTGTTAGAGAGAAACTGATGCATGATCTAAAAACCGCTACTGATAGAATGAAAGATGCGATTTTGAGAGAAGAATGTGAAGAAACAGAGACTCTTAAGTCATGGAATTTGAGATTAAGACAGAAAGAGATTAAAGCTGCTCCGGTAACCACCGCCGCGATTGTGAAACGTGATTTCTGTTCTCCGGCGAAAATTGACGGCGGCGCCGACAACCGTGTTAATGTGGCTTCCAGGTTGAGAAGAAAtattaatagtaataaaaaaacgGAAAGACCCAAATTTTCTGTTCAACTTTCGAAGAAGGAAATCGATGAAGATTTCATGGCGATTTTGGGCCGACAATCGCGTCATAGGCCCACTAAAAGGCCCAAACTTGTTCAGAAACAGATAAAC AGTGTTTTTCCTGGATTGTGGTTAAGAGAAGTTAATGCTGACATGTACAAGGTTCTTGATGCAAATGAGAATGGGAAAACTTtgaagaagaaaggaaaaggGAAGTgctttgatgatgatgatgatgatgatgaagaagaagaagatgagtcTCTTTGA
- the LOC123911685 gene encoding general transcription and DNA repair factor IIH subunit TFB5 produces MVNATKGVFISCDIPMAQYIINMNASMPACDKFIIHILDSTHMFVQPHVELMIRSQISKFREDNTYVKPS; encoded by the exons ATGGTGAATGCAACAAAGGGCGTGTTTATTTCCTG TGACATACCTATGGCTCAATATATCATTAATATGAATGCTTCAATGCCTGCATGTGACAAGTTCATAATTCATATCTTGGATAGTACTCACATGTTTGTTCAACCCCATGTCGAGCTTATGATTCGAAGTCAAATTTCAAAGTTTAGAGAGGACAACACATATGTCAAGCCTTCTTGA
- the LOC123911686 gene encoding glutamyl-tRNA(Gln) amidotransferase subunit B, chloroplastic/mitochondrial, with translation MSCTMFRTFQVHPFLLYPTSILKRRNGFLYSTTIPKATQSSQTETKVSTSSQSKNLYKIPKDYEAVIGIETHVQLSTLTKAFCNCPYSYGSFPNSSICPVCMGLPGALPVLNNKVIEFAVKLGLALNCNLAFNSKFDRKQYFYPDLPKGYQISQFDVPIAASGFLDVDIPLEFGGGHKRFGITRVHMEEDAGKLMHTEKGNYSQVDLNRAGVPLLEIVSEPDMRNGIEAAEYAAEIQRLVRYLGVSNGNMQEGSLRCDVNVSVRPIGQSKFGTKVEVKNLNSFSSMSRAIDFEISRQVLLHSQGQEDQIVQETRLWEEGSQRTITMRKKEGLADYRYFPEPDLPSVILSQEYVDGIQTSLPELPEEKRRRYEKMGLGMQDVIFLANDKNIAEFFDATLAKGADAKSAANWIMSDIAAFMKNEKLTINDIKLTPEELSELIASIKGGIISGKIGKEILFELLAKGGSVKEIIEKKDLVQITDPVEIEKMVVKVIEENPKQLEQYRGGKTKLQGYFAGQVMKASKGKANPGLLNKILLEKLNSTT, from the exons ATGTCTTGCACAATGTTCAGAACCTTCCAAGTTCACCCTTTTCTACTCTATCCAACCTCAATACTCAAACGAAGAAATGGGTTTTTGTATTCAACAACAATTCCCAAAGCCACACAATCATCCCAAACAGAAACCAAAGTTTCAACAAGTAGTCAATCAAAAAACCTTTATAAAATCCCAAAAGATTATGAAGCTGTCATTGGTATTGAAACTCATGTTCAGCTTTCTACACTCACAAAAGCCTTTTGTAATTGTCCTTACAGTTATGGCTCATTTCCTAATAGTAGCATTTGTCCTGTTTGTATGGGTTTACCTGGTGCTTTGCCTGTTTTGAACAATAAGGTTATTGAATTCGCGGTTAAATTGGGACTTGCTCTTAATTGTAACTTGGCTTTTAATTCCAAGTTTGATAGGAAACAGTATTTTTATCCTGATCTTCCAAAAGGGTATCAGATTTCTCAGTTTGATGTGCCAATTGCTGCTTCTGGTTTTCTTGATGTTGATATTCCTTTGGAGTTCGGTGGGGGGCATAAGAGGTTTGGCATTACAAGGGTTCATATGGAAGAGGATGCAGGGAAGCTAATGCATACTGAAAAAGGAAATTATTCTCAG GTTGATCTAAATAGGGCAGGGGTACCTTTGCTAGAGATAGTTTCTGAGCCTGACATGAGAAATGGTATTGAAGCAGCAGAATATGCAGCAGAAATACAGAGGTTGGTTAGGTATTTGGGAGTGAGCAATGGCAATATGCAAGAAGGTTCTCTGCGCTGCGATGTAAATGTATCCGTACGACCCATTGGGCAGTCAAAGTTTGGGACAAAG GTTGAAGTAAAAAATTTGAACTCATTTTCATCAATGAGCCGAGCtattgattttgaaatttcaaggCAGGTCCTACTTCATAGTCAAGGTCAAGAAGATCAGATTGTACAGGAAACTCGACTCTGGGAAGAAGGCTCTCAG AGAACAATTACAATGAGAAAAAAGGAAGGGCTCGCTGATTATCGATATTTTCCAGAACCAGACCTTCCATCAGTAATACTTTCCCAAGAATATGTGGATGGTATTCAAACTTCTCTACCGGAGCTTCCTGAAGAAAAACGTAGAAGATATGAAAAGATGGGATTAGGCATGCAAGATGTTATTTTCCTAGCTAATGATAAAAAT ATTGCAGAATTTTTTGATGCTACTCTTGCGAAGGGTGCCGATGCAAAGTCGGCTGCCAATTGGATAATGAGTGATATTGCAGCgttcatgaaaaatgaaaagttgACCATAAATGACATAAAGCTAACACCTGAAGAGTTGTCTGAGTTGATAGCTTCCATTAAAGGTGGAATCATCAGTGGCAAGATTGGGAAGGAG ATACTATTTGAGCTGTTAGCCAAGGGTGGAAGTGTCAAGGAAATCATAGAAAAGAAAGACTTGGTTCAG ATAACAGATCCcgttgaaattgaaaaaatggTGGTCAAAGTGATTGAAGAGAATCCAAAACAGTTAGAGCAATATCGAGGAGGAAAAACTAAACTACAAGGTTATTTTGCTGGACAG GTTATGAAGGCATCTAAAGGCAAGGCAAATCCAGGTCTACTTAACAAGATTCTCTTGGAGAAATTGAATTCAACAACCTGA